The following are from one region of the Methylophilus sp. DW102 genome:
- the metK gene encoding methionine adenosyltransferase, protein MSEYLFTSESVSEGHPDKLADQVSDSILDAILAQDPTARVAAETLANTGLIVLAGEITTTANVDYIKVARDAVKRIGYDNTDYGIDYKGCAVLVAYDKQSPDIAQGVDNANDDPLDQGAGDQGLMFGYAVNETPQLMPLPIWLSHRVMERQSQLRKDGRLPWLRPDAKSQVTIQYVDGKPHKIDTVLVSTQHAPEMTLEAIREAVIEEIIKPTLPAELIKGEIKYLVNPTGRFVIGGPQGDCGLTGRKIIVDTYGGAAPHGGGAFSGKDPSKVDRSAAYAGRYVAKNIVAAGLADKCLVQVSYAIGVAQPTSIMVETYGTGKVSDERLTQLVREHFDLRPKGIVKMLDLLRPIYSKTAAYGHFGRDEPEFSWENTDKAAALRAAAGL, encoded by the coding sequence ATGAGTGAATATCTTTTTACCTCGGAATCCGTTTCCGAAGGTCATCCTGACAAACTGGCCGATCAAGTTTCTGACAGCATTCTCGATGCCATTCTTGCCCAAGATCCGACAGCACGTGTGGCGGCGGAAACTCTGGCAAATACCGGCCTGATTGTGTTGGCCGGTGAGATTACAACCACAGCCAATGTTGATTACATCAAAGTGGCCCGGGATGCAGTCAAGCGTATCGGCTACGACAATACCGATTACGGCATTGACTACAAAGGTTGTGCGGTACTGGTGGCTTATGACAAACAGTCCCCGGACATTGCGCAAGGCGTCGATAACGCCAATGATGATCCTCTGGATCAGGGCGCGGGTGATCAGGGTCTGATGTTTGGCTATGCCGTGAACGAAACGCCACAACTGATGCCTTTGCCCATCTGGTTGAGCCACCGTGTCATGGAGCGTCAATCGCAACTGCGTAAAGATGGCCGCTTGCCTTGGCTGCGTCCGGATGCCAAATCACAAGTCACTATCCAGTATGTCGATGGCAAACCGCATAAAATTGACACCGTGCTGGTGTCTACCCAGCATGCCCCTGAGATGACTTTAGAAGCCATTCGTGAAGCTGTCATTGAAGAAATTATCAAACCGACTTTGCCCGCAGAATTGATCAAAGGCGAGATCAAGTATCTGGTCAATCCGACCGGTCGTTTTGTCATAGGCGGCCCGCAAGGTGATTGTGGTCTGACTGGCCGAAAAATTATTGTGGATACCTATGGTGGTGCTGCACCCCATGGTGGTGGCGCGTTCTCTGGCAAAGATCCTTCCAAGGTTGACCGTTCAGCCGCTTATGCAGGTCGTTATGTCGCCAAAAATATTGTGGCGGCAGGCTTGGCTGACAAGTGTCTGGTGCAGGTCAGCTATGCGATTGGCGTGGCGCAACCGACCTCTATCATGGTCGAGACCTATGGCACTGGCAAGGTGTCTGATGAACGACTGACACAATTGGTGCGCGAGCATTTTGACTTGCGTCCCAAAGGCATTGTCAAAATGCTGGACCTGTTGCGACCCATTTACAGCAAAACAGCAGCATATGGTCACTTTGGCCGCGATGAACCTGAGTTCAGCTGGGAAAATACCGACAAGGCGGCAGCACTGCGCGCGGCGGCAGGATTGTAA
- the dapF gene encoding diaminopimelate epimerase, which produces MKLRFTKMQGAGNDFVVIDATRAPVNLSHAQIQHIANRYFGVGCDQLLMVESTTTPDVDFRYRIFNADGGEVEQCGNGARCFVRFVVDKGLTDKHEIKVETASGVISLKLQEDGQVTVDMGAPRFTPAQIPFEAEQQATTYELPLASETITVSAVSMGNPHAVMLVDNVHTAEVASLGPQIESHPQFPQRVNAGFMQVLNEHEINLRVYERGSGETLACGTGACAAAVSGIQLGTLQSPIKVHTRGGILTIQWAGGESPVLMTGPAEIVFDGEIEI; this is translated from the coding sequence ATGAAATTAAGATTCACCAAAATGCAGGGCGCCGGCAATGATTTTGTCGTCATTGATGCGACACGAGCACCCGTCAACCTCTCCCATGCCCAAATCCAGCACATCGCCAACCGCTATTTTGGCGTGGGTTGCGACCAGTTATTGATGGTCGAGTCGACGACCACGCCTGACGTGGACTTTCGTTACCGCATTTTTAATGCAGATGGTGGCGAAGTTGAGCAATGCGGCAATGGGGCCAGGTGTTTTGTGCGATTTGTCGTGGATAAAGGGCTCACAGACAAACACGAAATCAAGGTCGAAACCGCCAGTGGCGTGATTTCGCTCAAATTACAAGAAGACGGACAAGTCACCGTGGATATGGGCGCGCCTCGTTTTACACCCGCGCAGATCCCTTTTGAGGCTGAGCAACAAGCAACCACTTATGAATTGCCATTGGCGAGCGAAACCATCACAGTCAGCGCAGTATCCATGGGCAACCCGCATGCAGTCATGCTGGTAGACAATGTGCATACGGCTGAAGTCGCCAGCCTTGGTCCGCAAATAGAATCGCATCCTCAATTTCCGCAACGCGTGAATGCTGGTTTTATGCAGGTCCTGAACGAGCATGAGATCAATTTGCGTGTCTATGAACGCGGCAGTGGTGAAACGCTGGCTTGCGGCACTGGCGCCTGCGCGGCAGCCGTCAGTGGCATCCAACTGGGTACACTACAAAGCCCGATCAAAGTCCATACCCGTGGCGGCATCCTCACTATCCAATGGGCAGGCGGAGAGTCGCCCGTCTTGATGACCGGGCCGGCAGAGATTGTATTTGACGGCGAAATTGAAATTTAA
- a CDS encoding DUF484 family protein, protein MEESINENDIKHYLKAHPDFFERHAHLLAELFLPSPHGKGTISLAERQQIAQRDKIRVLESRFTELILTAEENETTANKVHELTLGLLYAKDVPALHAHLVEFLSSQFQLPNTQLKLWANDAHAPDSLFIAAEDSLKNWAKDLSQPYCGTLPTMDIAGWFSETPASLAVIPMRYQEVTFGLMAIPSEQRSRFYAGMGTLFLNRIGELVSASLARYIV, encoded by the coding sequence ATGGAAGAAAGCATTAACGAAAACGACATCAAGCATTACCTCAAAGCACACCCTGACTTCTTTGAGCGTCATGCCCACCTACTGGCAGAGCTGTTCCTGCCCAGTCCACATGGCAAAGGCACTATTTCACTGGCTGAACGCCAGCAAATCGCCCAGCGCGACAAAATTCGTGTACTGGAATCCAGATTCACCGAGCTGATCCTGACTGCTGAAGAAAACGAAACCACGGCCAACAAGGTGCACGAGCTGACTTTAGGCTTGCTGTATGCCAAAGACGTGCCGGCCTTGCATGCGCATCTGGTCGAGTTTTTGTCCAGCCAGTTTCAGTTGCCAAATACACAACTCAAACTATGGGCCAATGACGCCCATGCGCCAGACAGCCTGTTTATTGCGGCAGAAGACTCGCTCAAAAACTGGGCCAAAGACTTGAGCCAACCTTACTGTGGCACGCTGCCGACCATGGATATTGCTGGCTGGTTTAGTGAAACCCCGGCTTCGCTGGCCGTGATTCCGATGCGCTACCAGGAAGTGACGTTTGGTCTGATGGCCATCCCCAGCGAGCAACGCAGCCGCTTTTATGCGGGCATGGGCACGTTGTTCCTTAACCGAATCGGTGAACTGGTCAGCGCCTCGCTGGCACGCTATATCGTATGA
- the xerC gene encoding tyrosine recombinase XerC: protein MHELLDDYLDFLHFERGLSEHTRNNYQRDLEQLLAQHGHTLQSITPQHIRRSIATLHSQGLSGRSIARMLSSWRGFFRYLVLHHQFPSNPVIGLRAPKAAKTLPHALSIEQTIKLVELEGDTAIIVRDRAMLELFYSSGLRLSELVGLNLDRLDLNEGMVTVTGKGNKTRMVPLGSKAVAALKAWLAQRPLWLLKQPQQPAVFISQQGRRLNGRSIQKRISDWAIKQGLHNQVHPHMLRHSFASHVLQSSGDLRAVQEMLGHANISTTQVYTHLDFQHLSKVYDAAHPRAKKK from the coding sequence ATGCATGAATTGCTAGATGACTACCTCGATTTTCTGCATTTCGAGCGTGGTCTCAGTGAACACACCCGCAACAACTACCAGCGTGACCTAGAACAACTGCTCGCGCAACACGGGCACACGCTGCAATCGATCACCCCGCAACACATCCGTCGAAGCATCGCCACCCTGCATAGCCAAGGCCTGAGTGGCCGCAGCATCGCGCGCATGCTCTCCAGCTGGCGCGGCTTCTTCCGTTATCTGGTCCTGCATCACCAATTCCCCTCCAATCCTGTCATCGGCTTGCGCGCACCCAAAGCCGCCAAAACGCTGCCACACGCGTTATCCATCGAGCAAACCATCAAACTGGTCGAACTGGAGGGCGATACCGCCATCATTGTGCGCGACCGCGCCATGCTGGAACTGTTCTACTCCTCAGGCTTGCGACTGAGCGAACTAGTCGGCCTCAACCTGGACAGGCTGGATTTAAATGAAGGCATGGTCACCGTCACCGGCAAAGGCAATAAAACACGGATGGTCCCGCTGGGTAGCAAAGCCGTTGCTGCACTGAAGGCCTGGTTGGCCCAGCGACCACTGTGGCTGCTCAAACAGCCACAGCAACCCGCGGTCTTCATTAGCCAGCAAGGTCGCCGCCTCAATGGTCGCAGCATCCAAAAGCGCATCAGTGACTGGGCCATCAAGCAGGGCCTGCATAACCAGGTGCATCCTCATATGCTGCGTCACAGCTTTGCCAGTCACGTACTCCAAAGTAGCGGTGACTTACGTGCCGTACAAGAAATGCTTGGGCACGCCAATATCAGCACCACCCAGGTGTATACACATCTGGATTTTCAGCATTTGAGCAAAGTGTATGACGCTGCACACCCGCGTGCCAAAAAAAAATAA
- a CDS encoding Fe-Mn family superoxide dismutase translates to MEHVLPALPFAKNALAPHMSEETFDYHYGKHHQAYVTNLNNLIKGTEFENASLEEIVKKSSAGIYNNSAQIWNHTFFWNCLSPNGGGEPTGALAAAINAKWGSYEEFKKAFQASAVGNFGSGWTWLVKKADGSVDIVNMGAAGTPLTTGDTALLTIDVWEHAYYIDHRNARPKFVETFLNHLVNWEFAAKNFA, encoded by the coding sequence ATGGAACACGTCTTACCAGCATTGCCTTTTGCAAAAAATGCATTAGCCCCACACATGTCTGAAGAAACTTTTGACTATCACTATGGCAAACACCACCAAGCCTACGTCACCAACCTCAACAACCTGATCAAAGGCACCGAGTTTGAAAATGCCAGCCTGGAAGAGATTGTGAAAAAATCTTCTGCTGGCATCTACAACAACTCTGCACAAATCTGGAACCATACCTTCTTCTGGAACTGCCTGTCTCCAAACGGTGGTGGTGAGCCAACAGGTGCATTGGCTGCAGCCATCAATGCCAAATGGGGCTCTTATGAAGAGTTCAAAAAAGCTTTCCAAGCTTCAGCAGTCGGCAACTTTGGTTCAGGCTGGACCTGGTTGGTGAAAAAAGCCGACGGTTCTGTAGACATCGTCAACATGGGCGCCGCGGGCACCCCATTGACCACAGGCGACACTGCATTGTTGACCATCGACGTTTGGGAACACGCCTACTACATCGACCACCGCAATGCCCGTCCTAAATTCGTGGAAACATTCCTTAATCATCTGGTGAACTGGGAATTTGCAGCAAAAAACTTTGCTTAA
- a CDS encoding putative urea ABC transporter substrate-binding protein — protein MLVRRFTIALTLLCFSLFNTTAFAADSKKQFNICWTIYAGWMPWDYAQAKGIVAKWAKKYGITIKVTQLNDYAESINQYTAGQFDGCSMANLDALVVPAAGGVDSTALIVGDYSNGNDGIVIKGANKQIKDLKGQSVHLVQYSVSHYLLARALEQAGLTQKDLKLVNVSDADVVAAFSTPSVKAMATWNPQLSELAALPNTSKAFTSSQIPGEIIDLMVVNTDTLRKNPSLGKALTGAWFEVMALMKAKDKEALQYMAKHSGTTLDSYMQQISTTALFYEPAASLAFVRDAKLPTVMQKVSSFSFENGLLGPAAKSATAIGIEYPNGVVIGNSKNIKLRFTDTYLQMAVDGKL, from the coding sequence ATGCTAGTTCGACGCTTTACAATCGCACTGACGCTGCTTTGCTTTTCTTTGTTCAATACCACAGCATTCGCTGCTGACTCAAAAAAACAATTCAATATTTGCTGGACCATTTATGCTGGATGGATGCCATGGGATTATGCGCAAGCTAAAGGCATCGTTGCCAAATGGGCAAAGAAATACGGCATCACGATTAAAGTCACTCAGTTGAACGATTATGCTGAGTCCATTAATCAATACACCGCGGGGCAATTTGATGGTTGCAGTATGGCCAATCTGGATGCGTTGGTTGTGCCAGCGGCGGGTGGCGTTGACTCCACCGCATTAATTGTCGGCGACTATTCAAACGGTAACGACGGTATTGTCATTAAAGGCGCGAATAAACAGATCAAGGACCTCAAGGGGCAAAGCGTACACTTGGTTCAATATTCTGTATCGCATTACTTACTGGCAAGGGCTCTGGAACAGGCCGGACTCACCCAAAAGGACTTGAAGTTAGTCAATGTCTCAGATGCAGATGTTGTCGCCGCCTTTAGCACACCCTCTGTGAAAGCAATGGCAACTTGGAACCCTCAACTCTCTGAGTTAGCCGCGCTGCCAAATACCTCAAAAGCATTCACCTCCAGCCAGATTCCTGGCGAAATCATCGACTTGATGGTCGTCAATACAGACACTTTACGAAAAAACCCATCGCTAGGGAAAGCTTTAACGGGCGCATGGTTTGAAGTGATGGCACTCATGAAAGCAAAAGATAAAGAGGCGTTGCAATACATGGCAAAGCACTCTGGCACAACCCTGGATTCATACATGCAGCAAATTTCCACCACCGCCCTGTTTTATGAACCTGCTGCCTCACTGGCCTTTGTCAGGGACGCGAAACTGCCAACGGTGATGCAAAAGGTCTCTAGTTTTTCTTTCGAGAATGGATTGCTGGGGCCTGCAGCAAAATCCGCAACCGCCATTGGCATTGAATATCCCAACGGCGTCGTCATCGGTAATAGCAAAAATATCAAACTCAGATTCACTGACACGTATCTGCAAATGGCGGTTGATGGCAAGCTCTAA
- a CDS encoding ABC transporter permease subunit: MRLINQHPSRGTRWMLAAIPMILIIVVYLVNSHLRLVENPEDKLLPSVSQMWEALKLMAFTEDPSTGTFLMLDDTLSSLKRLGMSLAIVASLGLTLGILLGSIPLLRASLSPLVAIISMVPPLAILPILFIVFGLDELSKVMLIVIGLTPMLARDLEQRARELPKEIIIKAQTLGANSWTLMIRVVLPQLLARLMTSLRLLMGSAWLFLISAEAISSTEGLGYRIFLVRRYLAMDVILPYVLWITLLAWLTDYALKKLHQVCFPWAEGADA; this comes from the coding sequence ATGAGATTAATTAATCAACACCCCAGCAGGGGGACGAGATGGATGCTTGCCGCAATACCAATGATCTTGATCATTGTTGTGTATTTGGTGAACTCACATCTTCGCCTGGTTGAAAATCCAGAGGACAAGCTCCTGCCTAGTGTTTCTCAAATGTGGGAAGCCCTGAAGCTGATGGCCTTTACAGAAGATCCCTCCACAGGGACCTTTCTGATGCTGGATGACACCTTGTCCAGTTTGAAGCGACTAGGGATGAGCTTAGCCATTGTTGCATCGCTTGGGTTAACGCTCGGTATTTTATTAGGGTCGATCCCGTTGTTACGGGCATCACTCTCCCCCTTGGTCGCGATCATCTCCATGGTGCCGCCGCTGGCGATTCTTCCCATCCTGTTTATCGTGTTTGGCCTGGATGAGCTCTCTAAAGTCATGCTGATCGTGATCGGACTCACGCCCATGCTGGCGCGCGACCTCGAACAACGGGCACGAGAATTGCCCAAGGAAATCATCATTAAAGCACAGACATTAGGCGCTAACTCATGGACGTTAATGATACGGGTGGTACTACCGCAATTGCTGGCTAGACTGATGACTTCCCTGCGCTTACTGATGGGCTCAGCCTGGTTGTTTCTGATTTCTGCGGAAGCTATCTCATCCACAGAAGGCCTGGGATATCGCATCTTTCTAGTGCGTAGATATCTGGCAATGGATGTGATCTTGCCCTATGTTTTGTGGATCACCTTGCTCGCTTGGCTGACAGATTATGCCCTCAAAAAACTGCATCAAGTCTGCTTTCCTTGGGCTGAAGGAGCGGACGCATGA
- a CDS encoding ABC transporter ATP-binding protein, whose protein sequence is MSFIEFKNVWRSYGDHVVLEGLNLKVEEGEFCTLVGASGCGKSTFLRMLLGQETPTKGEILLDGQKLRAEPDPSRGVVFQKYSVFPHLTVLENVVIGMEFLASPFWGRLWGAKKKEARLRATQILTRVGLDHHLHQYPSALSGGMQQRLAIAQALIAQPRILLLDEPFGALDPGIRKDMHALMLELCKETKLTVFMVTHDLSEGFHLGTRLMVFDKVRVDPHAPKAYGARITYDIKLNQDRHQQQAQVATLPTHVLNQTN, encoded by the coding sequence ATGAGTTTTATAGAGTTTAAGAATGTGTGGCGAAGCTACGGAGACCATGTCGTTTTAGAAGGCCTGAATCTGAAGGTTGAAGAAGGCGAGTTTTGCACGCTGGTAGGCGCTTCCGGATGCGGAAAATCTACATTCCTGCGCATGTTGCTGGGCCAGGAAACCCCCACCAAAGGTGAGATTCTTTTGGATGGGCAAAAACTCCGGGCAGAGCCAGACCCATCCCGCGGGGTGGTATTCCAAAAATACTCGGTGTTCCCGCACCTGACGGTTCTGGAAAATGTAGTCATAGGTATGGAGTTTTTAGCATCGCCTTTTTGGGGGCGCCTGTGGGGAGCTAAAAAGAAAGAAGCAAGACTGAGGGCCACGCAAATACTCACCCGTGTCGGTCTGGATCACCATTTACATCAATACCCTTCTGCGCTATCGGGCGGCATGCAGCAACGCCTCGCCATCGCGCAGGCATTGATTGCTCAACCTCGCATCCTGTTGCTGGACGAACCCTTTGGCGCGCTGGATCCCGGCATTCGCAAAGATATGCATGCACTCATGTTAGAGCTATGCAAAGAGACAAAATTGACGGTCTTCATGGTCACCCATGACTTGTCTGAGGGCTTTCATTTGGGCACCCGATTGATGGTATTTGATAAGGTCAGAGTCGATCCACATGCACCCAAAGCCTACGGTGCGCGTATCACCTACGACATCAAGCTCAATCAGGACAGACACCAGCAACAAGCACAGGTGGCGACCTTGCCCACCCATGTGCTTAATCAAACGAATTAA
- a CDS encoding urea amidolyase associated protein UAAP1 has product MNNDINTSNILYEELVPGGGHTSFILKKDQVLRMTDVEGHANVSLMMLNAHQHSERLNLPDTLKAQHTAKLTKGHCFYSDMGRVLAAITEDTCGWHDSLGGVLNAQEVLTKYGVGRYQELRNNFYRNGTDNLLVEMGKWNLDLQDLLMVVNFFSKVTVDDEGSLFFEPNHSSAGNYVELYAPMDTLVILTAIQHPLDPNPEYHPRPVQLSWRNAESESISEVCRQSRPENGRAFHNTERFYL; this is encoded by the coding sequence ATGAACAACGATATAAATACATCCAACATCCTCTATGAAGAGCTTGTTCCAGGCGGCGGTCACACCTCCTTCATTCTGAAAAAAGACCAGGTTTTGCGCATGACAGACGTCGAAGGTCACGCCAATGTCAGCCTCATGATGTTGAATGCACATCAACACAGCGAGCGGCTGAACTTACCAGACACCTTAAAAGCACAACACACGGCCAAGCTCACAAAAGGACATTGCTTTTACTCGGACATGGGGAGAGTACTCGCCGCCATCACAGAAGATACATGCGGCTGGCATGACAGTTTGGGCGGGGTATTAAACGCTCAAGAAGTCCTAACGAAATATGGCGTTGGCCGCTATCAGGAACTCAGAAATAATTTCTATCGCAATGGCACGGATAATCTTTTGGTTGAGATGGGTAAATGGAACCTTGATCTTCAAGACTTGCTCATGGTCGTCAACTTTTTTAGCAAAGTGACCGTGGATGACGAGGGATCCCTGTTCTTTGAGCCCAACCATTCTAGTGCAGGCAATTACGTTGAGTTGTATGCCCCGATGGACACCTTGGTGATTCTGACCGCCATTCAACATCCATTGGATCCCAATCCTGAATACCACCCCCGCCCTGTGCAACTGTCATGGCGCAACGCGGAGAGTGAAAGTATCAGTGAAGTGTGTCGACAGTCTCGGCCGGAAAACGGTAGAGCTTTTCATAACACTGAACGCTTCTACCTGTGA
- a CDS encoding urea amidolyase associated protein UAAP2, which translates to MNIISSQLVAENAFFHHVIPAGEPYLFEVKAGQTFRLLDSEGNQAVDTLFYSASNPRERYDAQRTMRNQNKVYLTTGTTLYSNLGNPLATIVADTCGRHDTLGGACAQESNTVRYSLDKRYMHSCRDNFMCACLHDGRLNKRDIGANINFFMNVPVTPEGGLTFADGISAPGKYVELKAHQDLIVLISNCPQLNNPCNGWNPTQAEVFVWN; encoded by the coding sequence ATGAACATCATCTCAAGCCAATTAGTTGCTGAAAACGCCTTTTTCCACCATGTCATTCCGGCAGGCGAACCTTACTTGTTTGAAGTCAAAGCAGGACAGACATTCAGGCTGTTAGACAGTGAAGGTAACCAGGCCGTGGATACCCTTTTTTATAGCGCGAGCAATCCAAGAGAGCGTTATGACGCGCAACGGACCATGCGCAATCAGAATAAGGTTTACCTGACGACGGGTACAACGCTGTACTCAAACCTGGGCAATCCATTAGCCACGATTGTGGCAGATACCTGCGGTCGCCACGACACGCTGGGAGGCGCATGCGCTCAGGAAAGCAACACCGTGCGTTATTCACTCGACAAGCGCTACATGCATAGTTGCAGAGACAATTTCATGTGTGCATGTTTGCATGATGGCAGATTGAACAAGCGGGATATTGGCGCAAATATTAACTTCTTCATGAACGTTCCGGTCACTCCGGAGGGCGGCTTGACCTTTGCAGATGGCATTTCAGCACCAGGCAAATATGTGGAATTAAAAGCGCACCAGGATCTAATTGTGTTGATCTCGAATTGCCCACAACTTAACAACCCATGTAATGGATGGAACCCAACCCAAGCGGAGGTGTTTGTATGGAATTAA